From one Staphylococcus kloosii genomic stretch:
- a CDS encoding low molecular weight protein-tyrosine-phosphatase: MVTVAFVCLGNICRSPMAEAIMRQRLKDRNIEGVRVKSRGTGKWNLGEPPHEGTQQILASQNISVDGMISELFTHNDDFDYIIAMDQNNVDDIKRINPNIKGQLFKLLEFSNMEETDVPDPYYTNNFEGVFKMVQSACDNLIDYIVKDANLREG; this comes from the coding sequence ATGGTTACAGTTGCATTTGTCTGTTTAGGCAATATTTGTCGCTCACCTATGGCAGAAGCCATTATGAGGCAAAGGTTAAAGGACAGAAATATCGAAGGTGTACGAGTAAAATCTCGTGGAACGGGTAAATGGAATCTAGGCGAGCCACCACATGAAGGTACTCAACAAATTTTAGCAAGCCAAAATATTTCAGTTGATGGAATGATAAGTGAATTATTTACACACAACGACGACTTTGACTACATTATTGCTATGGATCAAAACAATGTAGACGACATCAAAAGAATCAACCCTAATATTAAAGGACAGTTGTTCAAATTACTAGAATTTAGTAATATGGAAGAAACGGATGTGCCAGATCCTTATTACACTAATAATTTTGAAGGTGTATTTAAAATGGTACAATCTGCGTGTGATAATTTAATTGATTATATCGTTAAAGACGCTAACTTAAGAGAGGGGTAA
- the vraS gene encoding sensor histidine kinase VraS, with product MNHYIRAIGSMLILVYSTLIAFFFIDKVFVNIMYFQGMFYTQIFGIPVFLFLNLLIIFLCIIVGSVLAYKINQQNHWLQRQIERSIEGQTVGVNDQDIELYNETIELYHTLVPLNQEVHKLRMKTQNLTNESYNMNDVKVKKIIEDERQRLARELHDSVSQQLFAASMMLSAIKETELAPPLDQQIPTLEKMVQDSQLEMRALLLHLRPIGLKDKSLGEGIKDLVTDLQKKVPMKVVHDIEDFSVPKGIEDHLFRITQEAISNTLRHSKGTKVTIELFNQADYLLLRVQDNGIGFNVDENTEQSYGLKNMRERALEIGATFHIVSLPDSGTRIEVKAPLDKEELDAN from the coding sequence ATGAATCACTACATAAGAGCTATAGGTTCAATGTTGATCTTAGTATACAGTACGCTAATTGCATTTTTTTTTATAGACAAAGTTTTTGTTAATATAATGTACTTTCAAGGTATGTTTTATACGCAAATTTTTGGTATACCAGTGTTTCTATTTTTAAATTTATTAATTATATTTTTGTGTATCATAGTTGGTTCGGTATTAGCATATAAGATTAATCAACAGAACCATTGGCTACAACGCCAAATAGAACGCTCTATCGAAGGACAAACGGTTGGTGTGAATGATCAAGACATCGAACTGTACAATGAAACTATTGAGTTATACCATACACTTGTACCGTTAAATCAAGAAGTACATAAACTGAGAATGAAAACGCAAAATTTAACGAATGAGTCATATAATATGAATGACGTAAAAGTTAAAAAAATCATTGAAGATGAACGTCAAAGACTTGCAAGAGAACTACATGATTCAGTGAGCCAGCAATTATTTGCTGCTAGTATGATGTTATCCGCAATTAAGGAAACCGAACTCGCACCACCATTAGATCAACAAATACCAACTTTAGAAAAAATGGTGCAAGATTCTCAATTAGAAATGAGAGCTTTACTCTTACATTTAAGACCTATTGGCCTAAAAGATAAGTCATTAGGTGAAGGTATTAAAGACTTAGTAACTGATTTACAGAAAAAAGTACCGATGAAAGTCGTACATGATATTGAGGACTTTTCAGTACCAAAAGGTATAGAAGACCATCTATTTAGAATCACACAAGAAGCGATTTCTAATACATTACGTCATTCAAAAGGAACGAAAGTTACAATAGAGTTGTTTAATCAAGCTGATTACTTGTTACTACGTGTGCAAGATAATGGTATAGGTTTTAATGTAGATGAAAATACTGAACAAAGTTATGGTTTAAAAAATATGCGTGAACGTGCATTAGAAATAGGTGCAACATTCCATATTGTTTCTCTACCCGATTCAGGTACAAGAATAGAAGTGAAAGCGCCATTAGATAAGGAGGAATTGGATGCCAATTAA
- the dinB gene encoding DNA polymerase IV — translation MGERRIIHIDMDYFFAQVEMRDNPKLKGKPVIVGGKASGRGVVSTASYEARKYGVHSAMPMAQAHKLCPNGYYVTPRFEAYKEASNIIMEIFKSYTEVVEPLSLDEAYLDITHLVRPDLPASHIAQYIRRDITEQTELTASAGVSYNKFLAKLASGMNKPNALTVIDYNNVHDILMNLDIGDFPGVGKASKQKMHDNNIFTGQDLYNQSERELIRLFGKRGHGLYNKARGIDHNPVKQTRIRKSVGTERTFATDVNDDEQILQKIWELSEKTAQRLANLQKSGKTVTVKIKTYKFETFSKQKSLRETVRSETDIYNIAYALYTDLKEPEIPIRLVGVTVGNLEKSTYENMTIYDYL, via the coding sequence ATGGGAGAAAGACGTATTATCCATATTGATATGGATTACTTTTTTGCGCAAGTAGAAATGAGAGACAATCCGAAATTAAAAGGGAAACCTGTTATTGTAGGCGGTAAAGCCAGTGGTAGAGGCGTAGTCTCAACGGCTTCTTATGAAGCAAGAAAATATGGCGTACATTCAGCGATGCCAATGGCACAAGCACATAAATTATGTCCGAATGGTTATTATGTCACACCAAGATTTGAAGCTTATAAAGAAGCTTCTAATATAATAATGGAAATTTTCAAAAGTTACACAGAAGTTGTAGAGCCACTATCCTTGGATGAAGCCTATTTAGATATTACACACCTCGTTCGACCAGATTTGCCTGCTTCGCATATAGCACAATATATACGCCGTGATATAACAGAGCAAACGGAATTAACTGCCTCTGCAGGCGTATCGTATAATAAGTTTTTAGCTAAATTAGCAAGTGGCATGAATAAACCGAATGCTTTAACTGTTATTGACTATAATAATGTGCATGATATTTTGATGAATTTAGACATAGGTGATTTTCCCGGTGTCGGTAAGGCTTCAAAACAAAAAATGCATGATAATAATATATTCACTGGTCAAGATTTGTATAACCAAAGTGAACGTGAATTAATAAGGTTATTTGGGAAAAGAGGGCATGGCTTATACAATAAAGCTCGAGGGATTGATCATAATCCTGTTAAGCAAACGCGAATACGTAAGTCGGTAGGGACAGAGCGTACATTCGCTACAGACGTTAATGACGACGAGCAAATATTACAAAAAATTTGGGAATTAAGTGAAAAGACTGCACAAAGACTAGCTAATTTACAAAAGTCAGGAAAAACAGTCACAGTAAAAATAAAAACGTACAAGTTTGAAACCTTTTCGAAGCAAAAAAGTTTAAGGGAAACTGTACGTTCTGAAACAGATATTTATAATATTGCATACGCATTATATACAGATCTTAAAGAACCAGAGATTCCAATTAGATTAGTAGGCGTTACGGTAGGGAATTTGGAAAAATCTACTTATGAAAACATGACAATTTATGATTATTTGTAA
- the vraR gene encoding response regulator transcription factor VraR: MPIKVLFVDDHEMVRIGISSYLSTQPDIEVVGEGKSGKEAIQLAHELKPDLILMDLLMDDMDGVDATAQVKKDLPHIKVVMLTSYIEDNEVYRALDSGVDSYILKTTSAKDIAEAIRKTQNDESVFEAEVLVKMRNRMKQRAELYEMLTEREMEILLLIAKGYSNQEIASASHITIKTVKTHVSNILSKLEVQDRTQAVIYAFQHNLIQ; the protein is encoded by the coding sequence ATGCCAATTAAAGTTTTATTTGTTGATGACCATGAAATGGTACGTATTGGGATATCAAGTTATTTATCAACACAACCAGATATAGAAGTAGTAGGAGAAGGTAAGTCAGGTAAAGAAGCAATTCAATTAGCGCATGAATTAAAACCAGATTTAATCTTAATGGATTTATTGATGGATGATATGGATGGAGTAGACGCTACTGCGCAAGTAAAAAAAGATTTACCACATATCAAAGTTGTAATGTTAACAAGTTACATTGAGGATAATGAAGTTTATCGTGCATTAGATTCTGGTGTAGATAGTTATATCTTAAAAACGACGAGTGCTAAAGATATTGCAGAAGCAATACGTAAAACACAAAATGATGAATCTGTTTTTGAAGCAGAAGTTTTAGTGAAAATGCGTAATCGCATGAAGCAACGTGCAGAATTATATGAGATGTTAACTGAAAGAGAAATGGAAATTTTATTACTTATCGCTAAAGGTTATTCTAACCAAGAAATTGCTAGTGCATCTCACATTACAATTAAGACGGTAAAAACACACGTTAGTAATATATTAAGTAAATTAGAAGTGCAAGATAGAACGCAAGCTGTTATATACGCATTTCAACATAACTTAATTCAATAA
- the ftnA gene encoding H-type ferritin FtnA, giving the protein MLNKELLNALNEQMNHEYYAAHAYMAMAAYCDNKSYEGFANFYIQQAKEERFHGKKIYDYINDRGEHAEFSAISAPKSEFSSILETFEDGLAQEQDVTRRFYNLSDIANKDKDYATISFLNWFLDEQVEEEAMFETHIDYLNRIGDDHNTLYLYEKELAARTFDEE; this is encoded by the coding sequence ATGTTAAATAAAGAATTATTAAATGCATTAAATGAACAAATGAATCACGAATACTATGCAGCACATGCATATATGGCAATGGCAGCTTATTGTGACAATAAATCTTACGAAGGTTTTGCTAATTTCTATATTCAGCAAGCTAAAGAAGAACGTTTCCACGGTAAGAAAATCTATGACTATATCAATGACCGCGGTGAGCACGCTGAATTTTCAGCAATTTCTGCACCAAAATCAGAATTCAGCAGTATTTTAGAAACATTTGAAGATGGTTTAGCTCAAGAACAAGATGTTACACGTAGATTTTATAATCTATCTGACATCGCAAATAAAGATAAAGATTATGCTACAATCTCATTCTTAAACTGGTTCTTAGATGAACAAGTAGAAGAAGAAGCAATGTTTGAAACACACATCGATTATTTAAACCGCATCGGTGATGATCATAATACTTTATATTTATATGAAAAAGAGCTTGCTGCACGCACATTTGATGAAGAATAA
- the map gene encoding type I methionyl aminopeptidase — MIVKTEEELAALKDIGYICALVRDKMQEATVVGITTKELDDIAKDLFEQHGAISAPIHDENFPGQTCISVNEEVAHGIPGKRVIREGDLVNIDVSALKNGYYADTGISFVVGESDNPLKQKVCDVALEAFEAAMTKIKPGTKLSQIGRAVHATARKNDVTVIKNLTGHGVGQSLHEAPSHVMNYFDPKDKTLLKEGTVLAVEPFISSNATYVSEGKNEWAFETKDKSFVAQIEHTVIVTKDGPLLTTKID; from the coding sequence ATGATTGTTAAAACAGAAGAAGAACTAGCAGCTTTGAAAGATATAGGTTATATTTGTGCGCTTGTCAGAGACAAAATGCAAGAAGCTACTGTAGTAGGTATTACTACAAAAGAGCTCGATGATATTGCTAAAGATTTATTTGAACAACACGGTGCTATTTCGGCTCCAATACATGACGAAAATTTTCCAGGTCAAACTTGCATTAGTGTGAATGAAGAAGTTGCTCACGGCATCCCTGGTAAAAGAGTAATTCGTGAAGGTGACTTAGTTAATATAGATGTATCTGCACTTAAAAATGGTTATTATGCTGATACAGGTATTTCATTTGTTGTCGGAGAATCTGATAATCCATTAAAACAAAAAGTTTGTGATGTAGCTTTAGAGGCTTTCGAAGCTGCAATGACGAAAATTAAACCAGGTACTAAATTAAGCCAAATTGGTAGAGCAGTACATGCTACAGCACGAAAAAATGACGTTACAGTTATTAAAAATTTAACTGGTCACGGTGTTGGCCAATCATTACACGAAGCACCAAGTCATGTAATGAACTACTTTGATCCAAAAGATAAAACGTTACTTAAAGAAGGTACAGTATTAGCGGTTGAACCATTTATTTCTTCAAATGCTACATATGTATCAGAAGGTAAAAATGAATGGGCATTTGAAACGAAAGATAAAAGTTTTGTTGCACAAATTGAACATACAGTTATCGTAACGAAAGATGGCCCATTATTAACTACCAAAATTGATTAA
- a CDS encoding FUSC family protein, translating to MNDKWYKRLVGARTLKTGLATFLTALFCMLLNLNPIFAILSAVVTIEPTAKASIKKGYRRLPATVIGALFAVLFTFIFGDQSPFSYAFAATLTILVCTKLNLHAGTTVATLTAMAMIPGIHDAYIFNFFSRLLTAVIGLGTAALVNFIILPPKYYDQIENLLRETEEKMYALYSERMQELLLSQYKSDSSIKKYNKLLIATQKIEALLAYQSDELSYHKYGESEWIKFKKFQTLATTDRLFISHLSNIIYLPKKTIIHFDNNEKLAMLKIANNINQIIATGHFEREKESASILKNSVKNLDEFDVHQLKSHIIYEILLIYRILDDRYA from the coding sequence ATGAATGACAAATGGTATAAAAGATTAGTTGGTGCACGAACATTAAAAACTGGTTTAGCAACATTTTTAACGGCTCTATTTTGTATGCTTTTAAACCTAAACCCTATATTTGCCATATTAAGTGCGGTTGTTACGATAGAACCTACTGCAAAAGCCTCAATAAAAAAAGGTTATAGACGGTTACCTGCAACTGTAATTGGCGCATTATTTGCAGTATTATTTACTTTTATTTTTGGAGATCAATCTCCTTTTTCCTATGCATTTGCTGCCACCCTTACAATTTTGGTTTGTACTAAATTAAACTTACATGCAGGTACTACAGTCGCAACATTAACTGCCATGGCGATGATTCCAGGCATACACGATGCATATATTTTTAATTTCTTCTCAAGACTATTAACAGCAGTAATAGGATTAGGCACTGCAGCATTAGTTAATTTTATTATTTTACCTCCGAAATATTACGATCAAATCGAAAATTTATTACGTGAGACTGAAGAAAAAATGTATGCTTTATATAGCGAAAGAATGCAAGAATTATTATTAAGCCAGTACAAATCAGACTCATCAATTAAAAAATATAATAAATTACTAATAGCTACGCAAAAGATTGAAGCTTTATTAGCTTATCAATCCGACGAATTATCTTACCACAAATATGGTGAATCAGAATGGATTAAATTTAAAAAGTTTCAAACTTTAGCTACCACTGACAGACTATTTATTTCACATCTATCAAATATTATTTATTTGCCTAAAAAGACAATTATTCATTTTGATAACAATGAAAAATTGGCAATGCTTAAAATAGCTAATAATATTAATCAAATTATTGCGACAGGCCATTTTGAAAGAGAAAAGGAAAGTGCCTCTATATTGAAAAACTCTGTTAAAAATTTAGATGAATTTGACGTCCATCAACTTAAGAGTCATATCATATATGAGATATTGTTAATTTATCGTATCCTTGATGACAGATACGCTTAA
- the murT gene encoding lipid II isoglutaminyl synthase subunit MurT: protein MRHWTATTLAKLARKASRAAGKKGTDLPGQVARKLDKNILRNLATKVDDIVFISGTNGKTTTSNLIGYTLKENNIEIIHNNEGANMAAGITSAFILQNNQNTKIAIIEIDEGSIPRVLNEVTPTMMVFTNFFRDQMDRFGEIDIMVNNIAQAISNKGIKLLLNADDPFVSRLKIASDNVLYYGMQKHVHEFEQSTMNESKYCPNCGRLLHYDYIHYNQIGHYHCECGFKREQPKYEVTNFNLSPFIDMEVNNAKFDMKIAGDFNAYNALAAYSVLKELGLSDDSIRNGFESYTSHNGRMQYFKNNQKEAMINLAKNPAGMNSSLSVGEQIEGNKVYLLSLNDNAADGRDTSWIYDADFEKLSRQSIEVIIVTGTRAEELHLRLKLAEVDVPVIVEKDIYKATALSMNYNSFTVAIPNYTSLSPMLDQLNRSFKEDK, encoded by the coding sequence ATGAGACATTGGACAGCTACAACTTTGGCAAAGCTAGCACGTAAAGCAAGTAGAGCAGCAGGTAAAAAAGGTACTGATCTACCAGGCCAAGTTGCAAGAAAATTAGATAAAAATATTTTAAGAAATTTAGCTACAAAAGTAGATGACATAGTATTTATAAGTGGTACTAATGGTAAGACAACGACTTCGAATTTAATTGGCTACACATTAAAAGAAAATAATATAGAGATTATACATAATAATGAAGGAGCCAATATGGCTGCTGGTATTACGTCAGCATTTATTTTACAAAACAACCAAAATACGAAAATAGCAATTATCGAGATAGATGAGGGGAGTATCCCTAGAGTATTAAATGAAGTAACACCTACTATGATGGTGTTTACTAATTTCTTTAGAGACCAAATGGACCGTTTCGGCGAAATAGATATTATGGTAAATAATATCGCGCAGGCTATTAGTAATAAAGGTATCAAACTGTTACTAAACGCTGATGATCCATTTGTTAGTAGATTAAAAATAGCTAGTGACAATGTTTTATATTATGGCATGCAAAAGCATGTGCACGAATTTGAACAAAGTACTATGAATGAAAGTAAATATTGCCCTAACTGTGGTCGATTATTACATTATGATTATATTCACTATAATCAAATAGGTCATTATCATTGTGAATGCGGATTTAAAAGGGAACAACCTAAATATGAAGTCACAAACTTTAATTTATCACCTTTCATTGACATGGAAGTTAATAACGCTAAATTCGATATGAAAATAGCAGGTGATTTTAATGCATATAATGCCTTAGCCGCATATTCTGTATTAAAAGAATTAGGATTAAGTGATGACTCAATTCGTAATGGCTTTGAATCTTATACTTCACATAATGGTAGAATGCAGTATTTCAAAAATAATCAAAAAGAAGCTATGATAAATCTTGCTAAAAACCCTGCAGGTATGAACTCAAGTTTATCAGTTGGTGAACAAATTGAAGGTAATAAGGTCTATCTTTTAAGCTTAAATGATAATGCTGCCGATGGACGTGACACTTCTTGGATTTATGACGCCGATTTTGAAAAACTTTCAAGACAATCTATCGAAGTAATAATTGTTACAGGTACAAGAGCTGAAGAGCTACATTTACGATTGAAATTAGCTGAAGTCGACGTACCAGTTATTGTGGAGAAAGATATCTATAAGGCAACTGCACTATCAATGAACTATAATAGCTTCACTGTTGCAATACCGAATTATACCTCTTTATCTCCAATGTTAGATCAATTAAACCGCTCATTTAAGGAGGACAAATAG
- the gatD gene encoding lipid II isoglutaminyl synthase subunit GatD, which yields MNELNIYHFMPDKLNLYSDIGNIIALRQRAKLRNIKVNVIDINETEGITLDDCDIFFIGGGSDREQSLATKELSKIKTILKDAIEDGMPGLTICGGYQFLGSKYITPDGTELEGLNILDFYTKSQKDRLTGDIVIESETFGTIVGFENHGGRTYHDFGTLGNVTHGFGNNDKDGKEGIHYKNLLGTYLHGPILPKNHEITDYLLTKACERKGIPFEPVNVDNDIEEAAKQVIVDRVKK from the coding sequence ATGAATGAATTAAATATATATCATTTTATGCCAGATAAATTAAACTTATATAGTGATATAGGAAATATCATTGCCCTTCGTCAAAGAGCTAAACTTAGAAATATCAAAGTTAATGTGATTGATATTAATGAAACTGAAGGTATAACACTAGATGATTGTGACATTTTCTTTATCGGCGGTGGGAGTGATAGAGAACAATCACTTGCTACTAAAGAATTAAGTAAGATTAAGACAATACTCAAAGATGCAATAGAAGATGGTATGCCTGGTTTAACAATTTGTGGCGGATACCAATTTTTAGGTAGTAAATATATTACGCCAGATGGTACAGAATTAGAAGGTCTGAACATTCTAGACTTTTATACTAAGTCACAAAAGGATAGATTAACTGGAGATATCGTTATTGAAAGCGAAACATTCGGTACTATCGTTGGATTTGAAAATCATGGCGGCAGAACTTATCATGATTTTGGTACATTAGGTAATGTAACGCATGGTTTTGGAAATAATGATAAAGATGGTAAAGAAGGTATTCATTATAAAAACTTATTGGGTACTTATTTACATGGACCAATATTACCAAAAAACCATGAAATTACTGACTATCTGTTAACTAAGGCTTGTGAACGTAAAGGTATTCCATTCGAACCTGTAAATGTCGACAATGACATCGAAGAAGCGGCCAAACAAGTTATCGTAGATCGAGTGAAAAAATAA
- a CDS encoding DUF1128 family protein, translated as MASNNEQMISEIRERLNLVNQSVIEPAQFKDADENEVKEIHSYVTSKSSFTPSEATAIADALGQIRK; from the coding sequence ATGGCATCAAATAATGAACAAATGATATCAGAAATTAGAGAAAGATTAAATTTAGTAAACCAAAGTGTAATTGAGCCTGCTCAATTTAAAGATGCAGATGAAAATGAAGTTAAAGAGATACATTCATATGTTACTTCTAAATCATCATTTACACCAAGTGAAGCAACGGCAATAGCTGATGCACTTGGCCAAATTAGAAAATAG
- a CDS encoding 3'-5' exonuclease, whose product MAENAFVALDFETANGKRTSICSVGMVKVVNHEIVETFYTLVNPNDYFSQQNIAVHGIHPEEVETSPTFTEVYPYMLDFIDGLPVVAHNAAFDMNVLHESIKSCGKDTPSMTYFCSLQLARRTINNHRYGLNHMMQFYNLDFHGHHDALNDAKACAMITFRLLKHYDNLATMLNVYGKQLKDKD is encoded by the coding sequence ATGGCTGAAAATGCATTTGTAGCATTGGACTTTGAAACTGCTAACGGTAAGAGAACAAGTATTTGTTCTGTAGGGATGGTAAAAGTAGTGAACCATGAAATTGTGGAGACTTTTTATACGTTAGTTAATCCTAATGACTATTTTTCACAACAAAATATAGCCGTTCACGGCATCCATCCAGAAGAAGTAGAAACATCCCCTACTTTTACAGAAGTATATCCATATATGTTAGATTTTATTGATGGCTTACCTGTAGTGGCTCATAATGCTGCTTTTGATATGAACGTGCTTCATGAAAGTATTAAATCATGTGGTAAAGACACACCGAGTATGACTTATTTTTGTTCACTGCAATTAGCTCGTCGTACGATAAATAATCATCGTTATGGTTTAAATCATATGATGCAGTTTTATAATTTGGATTTTCACGGACATCACGATGCTTTAAACGATGCAAAAGCTTGCGCGATGATAACATTTCGCTTGTTAAAACATTATGATAATTTAGCGACTATGCTTAACGTATATGGTAAACAATTGAAAGACAAAGATTAG
- the vraT gene encoding cell wall-active antibiotics response protein VraT, translating to MTHKYISTEMLIIFTALMIIANFYYIFFEKIGFLLVLLLGCILVYIGYVYFHKVRGLLSFWIGALLIAFTLLSNKYTIIILFIFLIVLIIRYLIYKFKPFKIIASEEEVDSPEFIKQKWFGEQRTPVYVYKWEDLQIQHGIGDVHIDMTKAANIKENNTIVVRHLIGRTQIVVPLNYNINFHFTALYGNAYINEQSYKVENKNIKIVEKTKEENYTVNIYLSTFIGDVEVIYK from the coding sequence ATGACACACAAATATATATCGACAGAAATGTTAATAATTTTTACAGCACTAATGATTATAGCCAATTTTTACTACATATTTTTTGAAAAAATTGGCTTTCTACTTGTGCTATTACTTGGGTGCATATTGGTTTATATAGGATATGTATATTTTCATAAAGTACGAGGTTTGCTATCTTTTTGGATAGGGGCTTTGCTTATAGCATTTACGCTATTATCGAATAAATATACTATTATCATTTTATTTATCTTTTTAATTGTCTTAATTATTAGATATTTAATTTATAAATTTAAACCATTCAAGATTATTGCTTCAGAGGAAGAAGTAGATTCTCCAGAATTTATTAAGCAAAAGTGGTTTGGAGAACAACGTACGCCGGTATATGTTTATAAATGGGAAGACTTACAAATACAACATGGTATTGGTGATGTACACATCGACATGACCAAAGCAGCTAACATTAAAGAAAATAACACTATAGTGGTGAGACATCTTATTGGTCGTACACAAATTGTCGTTCCATTAAATTATAATATTAATTTTCACTTTACTGCATTGTATGGTAATGCCTATATAAACGAACAATCTTATAAAGTTGAAAATAAAAATATTAAAATTGTGGAAAAAACAAAAGAAGAAAATTATACAGTTAACATTTATCTTTCAACATTTATAGGGGATGTCGAGGTGATTTATAAATGA
- a CDS encoding DUF3267 domain-containing protein, with amino-acid sequence MFKISLFDNKKMMERFVILQVAIVMMTILISYKIAYLYTHIIEQDILFNIIYGILGLVGVVIIHELIHNILFRVFAKNTAKPSYRYHYGLISTHMPETYYKKWQYILIMLAPLFVLTSLLIVAFTFLSYSSIIFISSFHIGYCLFDLYFTIGLLNNNVKYVENTEQGIYYYTESPAKMHTEPK; translated from the coding sequence GTGTTTAAAATTAGTTTGTTTGATAATAAAAAAATGATGGAACGATTTGTGATTTTACAAGTAGCTATTGTAATGATGACTATCTTAATTTCGTATAAAATAGCATACTTATATACGCATATTATTGAACAAGATATATTGTTTAATATCATTTACGGCATTTTAGGTCTAGTTGGTGTCGTTATTATCCATGAATTAATACATAATATATTGTTCCGAGTTTTTGCGAAAAATACAGCAAAACCTTCTTACCGTTACCATTATGGATTAATTTCAACGCATATGCCCGAGACGTATTATAAAAAATGGCAATATATACTTATTATGTTAGCACCACTATTTGTTTTAACATCACTACTCATTGTTGCCTTTACATTCTTATCGTATTCATCAATTATTTTTATTAGTAGTTTCCACATTGGATATTGTCTATTTGATTTATATTTTACAATAGGACTATTAAATAATAATGTTAAATATGTTGAAAATACAGAACAGGGTATTTATTATTACACAGAATCTCCAGCTAAAATGCACACAGAACCTAAATAA